The bacterium genomic interval CATCGAGTCGTACGGCGGATCAGTGACCACCGCACTGAGCGACCGATCCGGCAGCGGAAGCCCCAGGGCATTGCCCCGCTGGATATTGGCGGAACGGCCCGGACGCCTGTCAAGTTGGTTGCGGAGCTCCCGGATTGTGTGAGCACCCAGCGATGGCCATGTGCCGGGGCCATCGCCGCAGCCGGTCTCGAAGAAGTCGGTTCCGAATGGGACGGGTGGACCGTCTTGGAATATGTGCCAAAGATCCTGCTTTGGTATACCGATTCGAGCACCTCGAGTGCTGTACTTGATCCGCCGTACCAGGTTTGCACCGACATAGCCGCAGAGCGCCGCTACGTAGTCAGCCGACGCCCCCTCGCGTTGCGCCGCGCTTCTGGCATCGAGGTAGCCGGGCTCTCCTCCTGCTTCCGCGGGTAGGCGTCCGACCCCCGTTACCTTGTTGGGTGGCCCCGGCGAGGCGGGCGGCCTCCAGCGGGATCACGGCGCGGCCCGAGAAGGAGTCCGCCAGCGAGGCGCCGTCGGGGTGGTGGCGCGCCAACTCCTCGGTGAGCTCGCTATGGCAGGCGTCCCGGCCCTCCATGGCGCGGCGTACCAGGTCGCAGAGGCGTTCCTGCTCGGCGGGCGCCTCGG includes:
- a CDS encoding DUF1156 domain-containing protein — protein: MTRMIERWFPCADVTARSKSGWGSGRSEKTLFTWFATRPLAQARAAVICSLLEWPEAPAEQERLCDLVRRAMEGRDACHSELTEELARHHPDGASLADSFSGRAVIPLEAARLAGATQQGNGGRTPTRGSRRRARLPRCQKRGATRGGVG